From Pelomonas sp. SE-A7, a single genomic window includes:
- the argC gene encoding N-acetyl-gamma-glutamyl-phosphate reductase, which yields MTYAVYVDGQEGTTGLRIHEYLSQRSDIEVLKIDADKRKDPAERARLLNASDVSFLCLPDAASREAAAMVTNPKTCLIDASTAHRTVAGWSFGLPELCKGQRDSIRQSKRIANPGCHASAFILAVRPLVDAGLLSPEALISATSITGYSGGGKSMITEYEAASEPKLTSPRPYALGLAHKHLPEMMAHTGLKTAPVFMPIVGNFYKGLAVTVPLHLSLLKAGTKAEHLHEALSRHYEGERFIRVMPLRDAGTLAEGFFDVQACNDSNRVDLFVFGSETQVLVMARLDNLGKGASGAAVQSMNVHLGVDEALGL from the coding sequence ATGACTTACGCGGTGTATGTGGACGGCCAGGAAGGCACGACCGGGCTGCGCATCCATGAATACCTGTCCCAGCGCAGCGACATCGAGGTGCTGAAGATCGATGCCGACAAGCGCAAGGACCCGGCCGAGCGGGCGCGATTGCTGAATGCTTCCGACGTGTCCTTCCTGTGCCTGCCCGACGCCGCCTCGCGCGAAGCGGCGGCCATGGTGACCAATCCAAAGACCTGTTTGATCGACGCCAGCACGGCCCATCGCACGGTGGCCGGCTGGAGCTTCGGCCTGCCCGAGCTTTGCAAGGGCCAGCGCGATTCGATCCGCCAGTCCAAGCGCATCGCCAACCCGGGCTGCCATGCCAGCGCCTTCATCCTGGCCGTGCGCCCATTGGTCGATGCCGGCCTCTTGAGCCCCGAGGCCCTGATCTCTGCCACCTCGATCACCGGCTATTCCGGCGGCGGCAAGTCCATGATTACCGAGTACGAGGCAGCAAGTGAGCCCAAGCTCACGTCGCCGCGGCCCTATGCCCTGGGCCTGGCGCACAAGCATTTGCCCGAGATGATGGCCCATACCGGACTGAAAACCGCGCCGGTCTTCATGCCCATAGTCGGCAACTTCTACAAGGGCCTGGCCGTGACCGTGCCGCTGCACCTGAGCCTGCTCAAGGCCGGCACCAAGGCCGAGCATCTGCACGAGGCGCTGAGCCGCCACTACGAGGGCGAGCGCTTCATCCGCGTGATGCCGCTGCGCGATGCCGGCACGCTGGCCGAGGGCTTCTTCGACGTGCAGGCCTGCAACGACAGCAACCGGGTCGACCTCTTCGTGTTCGGCAGTGAGACGCAAGTGCTGGTCATGGCCCGCCTGGACAACCTGGGCAAGGGCGCCAGCGGCGCCGCCGTGCAGTCGATGAACGTGCACCTGGGCGTCGACGAGGCCCTGGGGCTTTGA
- a CDS encoding alpha/beta hydrolase translates to MSHVPRVLILPGWQNSGPEHWQSRWEALYGDERVEQDDWQHPRRGDWMARLEEVLLADERPALLVAHSLGCHLVAGWAEHSQHTGRVQGALLVAPPDCEREDFPPQLHNWRQVRRGRLPFPSLAVLATDDPYGSLERGTELAQQWGSDLVIAGARGHLNAASGLGDWPEGRALLDQLSRST, encoded by the coding sequence ATGTCCCACGTCCCCCGTGTGCTGATACTGCCCGGCTGGCAGAACTCCGGCCCCGAGCATTGGCAGAGCCGCTGGGAGGCCCTGTACGGCGACGAGCGGGTCGAGCAGGACGACTGGCAGCATCCGCGCCGCGGCGACTGGATGGCCCGGCTGGAGGAGGTGCTGCTGGCCGACGAGCGCCCCGCCCTGCTGGTGGCCCACAGCCTGGGCTGCCATCTGGTGGCCGGCTGGGCCGAGCATTCGCAGCACACCGGGCGAGTCCAAGGCGCGCTGCTGGTGGCGCCGCCGGACTGCGAGCGCGAGGACTTTCCGCCGCAGCTGCACAACTGGCGCCAGGTCCGCCGTGGCCGCCTGCCCTTTCCCAGCCTCGCGGTGCTGGCCACCGACGACCCCTATGGCAGCCTGGAGCGCGGCACGGAACTGGCCCAGCAATGGGGCTCGGACCTGGTCATCGCCGGCGCGCGCGGCCACCTGAACGCCGCCTCGGGCCTGGGCGACTGGCCCGAGGGCCGGGCCCTGCTCGATCAGCTCTCGCGTTCGACGTAG
- a CDS encoding RNA polymerase sigma factor, with protein MAEARADQEDRLDALLVQRVQLSGDARAFEQLVRRHQGLVRAQLRRLVHGDGARADELAQEVFLRLWRKLDQFRGESRFSTWLFRLAYSVFLESHRRGRLETEDDEAALEQLAAAASAPGLKLDLARALDRLPRMERQALMHCAELGLSHEEAAQVMDLPLGTLKSHVQRGKAKLREWLQAWKEVA; from the coding sequence ATGGCTGAAGCGCGAGCGGATCAGGAAGATAGGCTCGACGCCCTCCTGGTCCAGCGCGTGCAGCTCAGCGGCGACGCCCGTGCCTTCGAACAGCTGGTGCGGCGCCATCAGGGCCTGGTCCGGGCCCAGCTGAGGCGGCTGGTGCACGGCGATGGGGCCCGGGCAGACGAGCTGGCGCAGGAGGTCTTTCTGCGGCTGTGGCGCAAGCTGGACCAGTTCCGCGGCGAGTCGCGTTTCTCGACCTGGCTGTTCCGCCTGGCCTACTCGGTGTTCCTGGAATCCCATCGCCGTGGCCGTCTTGAGACCGAGGACGACGAGGCGGCGCTAGAGCAACTGGCGGCAGCCGCATCCGCTCCGGGCCTCAAGCTTGACCTGGCACGGGCGCTGGACCGGCTGCCGAGGATGGAGCGCCAGGCCCTGATGCACTGCGCCGAGCTGGGTCTGAGCCACGAGGAAGCGGCCCAGGTGATGGATCTGCCGCTGGGCACGCTGAAGTCCCATGTGCAGCGCGGCAAAGCCAAGCTGCGCGAATGGCTGCAAGCCTGGAAGGAGGTTGCATGA
- a CDS encoding DUF6249 domain-containing protein codes for MRELFEGLGFVAMALAMAAGPVIVLIAALRHHARLQERRYAFLLELADRNQPLPPQMLTQRAPAEADRRHGFVLLCGAIGLWLTLVALPLEYTEGHRLGELWGLALLPAMIGLGYLLSWWMASRGPRQHG; via the coding sequence ATGAGAGAACTGTTCGAGGGACTGGGCTTTGTCGCCATGGCCTTGGCGATGGCCGCGGGGCCGGTGATCGTGCTGATCGCGGCCTTGCGCCACCATGCCCGACTGCAGGAGCGGCGCTACGCCTTTCTGCTGGAGCTGGCCGACCGCAACCAGCCGCTGCCGCCGCAAATGCTGACGCAGCGCGCGCCGGCCGAGGCGGACCGGCGCCACGGCTTCGTGCTGCTGTGCGGTGCCATCGGCCTGTGGCTGACTTTGGTGGCCCTGCCGCTGGAGTACACCGAGGGCCATCGCCTGGGCGAGCTCTGGGGCCTGGCCCTGCTGCCGGCCATGATCGGCCTGGGCTATCTGCTGAGCTGGTGGATGGCCAGCCGGGGGCCGCGCCAGCATGGCTGA
- a CDS encoding S41 family peptidase, whose protein sequence is MIKNKVSRVATAALMAASGLAAAAPPLKPAERAALVEQIGQQLDKEFHDPARVPAALKALKQATLPAEPEALAQALTQLLQPALQDAHARVVFQSEPPPGARDEKPDGPPPSREALYRHLNCGVERVEHYPGNIGYLRLDGMPPPRLCAATMAAALQVVAGADALIIDLRRNNGGSPAMVQWLASHFLPPKTAMSSVVSIRDKETETMTTEAGLPGPQLTQVPLYLLTSRQTFSAAEHLAYDLQQTRRAQVVGEASGGGANPGGFVPVHPGFALWVSRARSVSPVTGGNWEGTGVKPDLVAEASAARRQAFALALKDLEAAKAPSVMPGERAELLERLDRVVERLGL, encoded by the coding sequence ATGATTAAGAACAAAGTGAGCCGGGTGGCGACCGCAGCCTTGATGGCAGCAAGTGGCTTGGCTGCGGCCGCCCCTCCGCTGAAGCCGGCCGAGCGCGCCGCCCTGGTCGAGCAGATCGGCCAGCAGCTGGACAAGGAGTTCCACGATCCGGCCCGCGTGCCGGCGGCGCTGAAGGCGCTCAAGCAGGCCACGCTGCCGGCCGAGCCCGAGGCCCTGGCCCAGGCGCTGACCCAGCTGCTGCAACCGGCGTTGCAGGACGCCCATGCCCGCGTGGTCTTCCAGAGCGAACCGCCGCCCGGGGCCCGGGACGAGAAGCCCGACGGCCCGCCACCGTCGCGCGAGGCGCTGTACCGGCACCTGAACTGCGGAGTCGAAAGGGTCGAGCATTACCCCGGCAACATCGGCTATCTGCGCCTGGATGGCATGCCGCCTCCGCGGCTGTGCGCCGCCACCATGGCCGCCGCGCTGCAGGTCGTGGCGGGTGCCGACGCGCTGATCATCGACCTGCGCCGCAACAACGGCGGCAGCCCGGCCATGGTGCAGTGGCTGGCCAGCCATTTCCTGCCGCCCAAGACCGCAATGAGCAGCGTGGTCTCGATCCGCGACAAGGAGACCGAGACCATGACGACCGAGGCCGGCCTGCCCGGCCCGCAACTGACCCAGGTGCCGCTGTACCTGCTGACCAGCCGCCAGACCTTCTCGGCGGCCGAGCATCTGGCCTATGACCTGCAGCAGACCCGTCGTGCGCAGGTGGTCGGCGAGGCCAGCGGCGGCGGTGCCAACCCGGGCGGCTTCGTGCCGGTCCATCCGGGCTTTGCGCTGTGGGTTTCGCGGGCTCGGTCGGTCAGCCCGGTGACCGGTGGCAACTGGGAAGGAACGGGCGTCAAGCCCGACCTGGTTGCCGAGGCGTCGGCGGCGCGGCGACAGGCCTTTGCGCTGGCCCTGAAGGACCTGGAAGCGGCCAAGGCGCCCTCGGTCATGCCGGGCGAGCGAGCCGAGCTGCTCGAGCGGCTGGACCGGGTTGTCGAGCGTCTGGGCCTCTGA
- a CDS encoding ParB/RepB/Spo0J family partition protein, whose product MVTKKPKGLGMGLEALLGPKVSDTPAAAREGEPSTLKLEQMQAGKYQPRTRMDEGSLYELAESIKGQGIMQPILVRPLGAQGRQAGKNESQGPSPATAASTNGSGLPMYEIIAGERRFRAAKLAGLREVPVLVKHVPDEAAAAMALIENIQREDLNPLEEAQGLQRLVTEFKLTHEQAAQAVGRSRSAASNLLRLLQLADPVQNLLMAGDIDMGHARALLPLDGAHQITTATEIVAKKLSVREAEKLVQRQGAGRQTPLLRVKNAKSRDVTRLEDELSDLLTAQVEIRVKKRTKRGEQGELAIQFGSLDELNGLLDKLRGPQ is encoded by the coding sequence ATGGTCACCAAAAAACCCAAGGGCCTGGGCATGGGCCTGGAGGCCCTGCTCGGCCCCAAAGTCTCGGACACGCCCGCCGCCGCCCGCGAAGGCGAGCCCAGCACGCTCAAGCTGGAGCAGATGCAGGCCGGCAAGTACCAGCCGCGCACCCGCATGGACGAGGGCTCGCTGTACGAGCTGGCCGAGAGCATCAAGGGCCAGGGCATCATGCAGCCGATCCTTGTGCGCCCTCTGGGCGCACAAGGCCGGCAAGCCGGAAAGAACGAGTCGCAGGGGCCCTCCCCTGCGACGGCCGCTTCGACCAACGGTAGCGGCCTGCCGATGTACGAGATCATCGCCGGCGAACGCCGCTTCCGCGCCGCCAAGCTGGCCGGCCTGCGCGAGGTGCCGGTGCTGGTCAAGCATGTGCCGGACGAAGCCGCGGCCGCCATGGCCCTGATCGAGAACATCCAGCGCGAGGACCTGAACCCGCTGGAAGAAGCCCAGGGCCTGCAGCGCCTGGTGACCGAATTCAAGCTGACCCATGAGCAGGCGGCCCAGGCTGTCGGCCGCTCGCGCAGCGCTGCCAGCAATCTGCTGCGCCTGCTGCAACTGGCCGACCCGGTGCAGAACCTGCTGATGGCCGGCGACATCGACATGGGCCACGCCCGTGCGCTGCTGCCCCTGGATGGTGCCCACCAGATCACCACGGCCACCGAGATCGTGGCCAAGAAGCTCAGCGTGCGCGAGGCCGAGAAGCTGGTGCAGCGCCAGGGTGCCGGACGTCAGACGCCCTTGCTGCGCGTCAAGAACGCCAAGAGCCGCGATGTAACCCGGCTGGAAGACGAGCTGTCGGACCTGCTGACCGCCCAGGTCGAGATCCGCGTGAAGAAACGTACCAAGCGCGGCGAGCAGGGCGAGCTGGCGATCCAGTTCGGCTCGCTCGACGAGCTGAACGGCCTGCTCGACAAGCTCCGCGGTCCGCAGTGA
- a CDS encoding PrkA family serine protein kinase, producing the protein MDVIKNFSARYERTRVEELSLEDYLAECKRNPLAYATAPERMLQAIGEPQMVDTRNDPRLSRLFANKTIKIYPAFAEFFGMEDSIEQVVSYFRHAAQGLEEKKQILYLLGPVGGGKSSIAERLKQLMEQVPFYALAGSPVNESPLGLFDAMEDGPALEREFGIPRRYLNRIMSPWAVKRLEEYGGDIRRFKVVKRFPSVLKQVGVAKTEPGDENNQDISSLVGKVDIRKLETYAQDDPDAYSYSGGLCLANQGLLEFVEMFKAPIKVLHPLLTATQEGNFKGTEGFGAIPFDGIVLAHSNESEWKTFRNNKNNEAFLDRIYIVKVPYCLRVSEEVKIYEKLIRGSSLAQAKCAPGTLKMMSQFAILTRLKEPENSSLFSKMQIYDGENLKDTDPRAKSYQEYRDYAGVDEGMSGISTRFAYKIISKVFNFDSSEVAANPVHLMYVLEQQIEREQFPKDAEDRYVSFIKEQLAPRYAEFIGKEIQTAYLESYSEYGQNIFDRYVTYADYWIQDQEYRDTDTGEVFDRSALNGELEKIEKPAGISNPKDFRNEIVNFVLRARANNNGKNPTWTSYEKLRTVIEKKMFSNTEELLPVISFNAKASADEAKKHENFVQRMVDKGYTAKQVRLLCEWYLRVRKSS; encoded by the coding sequence ATGGATGTGATCAAGAACTTCAGCGCCCGCTACGAACGCACAAGGGTCGAGGAGCTTTCGCTCGAAGACTATCTGGCGGAATGCAAGCGCAATCCCCTCGCCTACGCCACGGCCCCCGAGCGCATGCTGCAGGCCATAGGCGAGCCGCAGATGGTGGACACGCGCAACGACCCGCGGCTGTCGCGCCTGTTCGCCAACAAGACCATCAAGATCTATCCGGCCTTCGCCGAGTTCTTCGGCATGGAAGACTCGATCGAGCAGGTGGTCTCCTACTTCCGCCATGCGGCGCAGGGCCTGGAAGAGAAGAAGCAGATCCTCTACCTGCTGGGACCGGTGGGGGGCGGCAAGAGTTCGATCGCCGAGCGGCTCAAGCAGCTGATGGAACAGGTGCCCTTCTATGCCCTGGCCGGCTCACCGGTGAACGAGTCGCCGCTGGGCCTGTTCGATGCGATGGAAGACGGCCCGGCGCTGGAGCGCGAGTTCGGCATCCCGCGCCGCTACCTGAACCGCATCATGAGCCCCTGGGCGGTGAAGCGGCTCGAGGAATACGGCGGCGACATCCGGCGCTTCAAGGTGGTCAAGCGCTTCCCCAGCGTGCTCAAGCAGGTGGGCGTGGCCAAGACCGAGCCGGGCGACGAGAACAACCAGGACATCAGCTCCCTGGTCGGCAAGGTCGACATCCGCAAGCTCGAGACCTATGCCCAGGACGACCCCGATGCCTACAGCTACAGCGGCGGCCTGTGCCTGGCCAACCAGGGCCTGCTGGAATTCGTGGAGATGTTCAAGGCGCCGATCAAGGTGCTGCATCCGCTGCTGACCGCCACGCAGGAAGGCAACTTCAAGGGCACGGAAGGCTTTGGCGCCATCCCCTTCGACGGCATCGTGCTGGCCCACAGCAACGAGAGCGAATGGAAGACCTTCCGCAACAACAAGAACAACGAGGCCTTCCTGGACCGCATCTACATCGTCAAGGTGCCCTACTGCCTGCGCGTCAGCGAGGAGGTGAAGATCTACGAGAAGCTGATACGCGGCTCGTCCCTGGCCCAGGCCAAGTGCGCCCCGGGCACGCTGAAGATGATGAGCCAGTTCGCCATCCTGACCCGGCTCAAGGAGCCGGAGAACAGCTCGCTGTTCAGCAAGATGCAGATCTACGACGGCGAGAACCTCAAGGACACCGACCCGCGCGCCAAGAGCTACCAGGAGTACCGCGACTACGCCGGCGTGGACGAGGGCATGAGCGGCATCAGCACGCGCTTCGCCTACAAGATCATCTCCAAGGTCTTCAACTTCGACTCCAGTGAGGTGGCGGCCAATCCGGTGCACCTGATGTATGTGCTGGAACAGCAGATCGAGCGCGAGCAGTTCCCCAAGGACGCTGAAGATCGCTATGTGTCCTTCATCAAGGAGCAGCTGGCCCCGCGCTATGCCGAGTTCATTGGCAAGGAAATCCAGACCGCCTACCTGGAGAGTTATTCAGAGTACGGCCAGAACATCTTCGACCGCTACGTCACCTATGCCGACTACTGGATCCAGGACCAGGAGTACCGCGACACCGACACCGGCGAAGTGTTCGACCGCTCGGCCCTGAACGGCGAGCTGGAGAAGATCGAGAAGCCGGCCGGCATCAGCAACCCCAAGGACTTCCGCAACGAGATCGTCAACTTCGTGCTGCGGGCCCGTGCCAACAACAATGGCAAGAACCCGACCTGGACCAGCTACGAGAAGCTGCGCACGGTGATAGAGAAGAAGATGTTCTCCAACACCGAGGAGCTGCTGCCGGTGATCAGCTTCAATGCCAAGGCCAGCGCCGACGAGGCCAAGAAGCACGAGAACTTCGTCCAGCGCATGGTGGACAAGGGCTACACGGCCAAGCAGGTGCGGCTGTTGTGCGAGTGGTACTTGAGGGTAAGGAAGAGTTCCTGA
- a CDS encoding YeaH/YhbH family protein encodes MSLQQIIDRRLSGKNKSIGNRERFLRRHKEQIREAVRRAVDGRGIRDMERGEDVHIPKKDLNEPVFGHGDGGVREVVRPGNSEHVKGDRIAKPKGGQGGGGGSQASDSGEGEDDFVFHLSKEEFMQVFFEDLALPNLARTTLAETPEYKTHRAGYVSDGTPTNLHIVRSMRGALGRRIALGMDKRRELHELEERLALLKREDAAKPEVQLALKETEQRIAELRRRLENIPFLDPIDLRFRNRVKVPVPTTRAVMFCLMDVSGSMDESRKDLAKRFFILLYLFLTRHYEKIDVVFIRHHTQAQEVDEQNFFHATETGGTVVSSALVLMEQVIRERYSPSEWNIYGAQASDGDNWHHDSGKCRDILQQQLLPLCRYFAYVQVAEAEQNLWEEYCKLADEVPHFAMRKAVEVAQIYPVFRDLFRKEGAKS; translated from the coding sequence ATGTCGTTGCAGCAGATCATCGACCGCCGCCTGTCGGGCAAGAACAAGTCCATAGGCAACCGCGAGCGCTTCCTGCGCCGTCACAAGGAGCAGATCCGCGAGGCGGTGCGGCGCGCGGTGGATGGCCGCGGCATCCGCGACATGGAGCGCGGCGAGGATGTACACATCCCCAAGAAGGACCTGAACGAGCCGGTCTTCGGCCATGGCGACGGCGGCGTGCGCGAGGTGGTGCGGCCGGGCAATTCCGAGCATGTGAAGGGCGACCGCATCGCCAAGCCCAAGGGCGGCCAGGGCGGTGGTGGCGGCAGCCAGGCCAGCGACTCCGGCGAGGGCGAGGACGACTTCGTCTTCCACCTCAGCAAGGAGGAGTTCATGCAGGTCTTCTTCGAGGACCTGGCCCTGCCCAACCTGGCCCGCACCACGCTGGCCGAGACGCCCGAGTACAAGACCCATCGCGCCGGCTATGTGTCCGATGGCACGCCGACCAACCTGCACATCGTCCGCTCCATGCGCGGCGCGCTGGGCCGCCGCATCGCCCTGGGCATGGACAAGCGCCGCGAGCTGCACGAGCTGGAGGAACGCCTGGCCCTGCTCAAGCGCGAGGACGCGGCCAAGCCCGAGGTCCAGCTGGCGCTGAAGGAGACCGAGCAGCGCATCGCCGAGCTACGCCGCCGGCTGGAGAACATCCCCTTCCTGGATCCGATAGACCTGCGCTTTCGCAACCGGGTCAAGGTGCCGGTGCCGACCACGCGGGCCGTGATGTTCTGCCTGATGGACGTATCCGGCTCCATGGACGAGAGCCGCAAGGACCTGGCCAAGCGCTTCTTCATCCTGCTCTACCTGTTCCTGACCCGGCACTACGAGAAGATCGACGTGGTCTTCATCCGCCACCACACACAGGCGCAGGAAGTGGACGAGCAGAACTTCTTCCATGCCACCGAGACCGGCGGCACCGTGGTCTCCTCGGCCCTGGTGCTGATGGAGCAGGTGATACGCGAGCGCTACTCGCCGAGCGAGTGGAACATCTACGGTGCCCAGGCCAGCGACGGCGACAACTGGCACCACGACAGCGGCAAGTGCCGAGACATCCTGCAGCAGCAGCTCTTGCCACTGTGCCGCTACTTCGCCTATGTGCAGGTGGCCGAGGCCGAGCAGAACCTGTGGGAGGAATACTGCAAGCTGGCCGACGAGGTGCCGCACTTCGCGATGCGCAAGGCGGTCGAGGTGGCCCAGATCTACCCGGTCTTCCGCGACCTGTTCCGCAAGGAAGGGGCCAAGTCATGA
- a CDS encoding SpoVR family protein, protein MKPLEQRPSQPLPSPSDWSFELIDDYHDVIRQTAERYGLDTYPNQLEVITAEQMMDAYASVGMPVNYRHWSYGKEFIATERNYKRGQMGLAYEIVINSDPCIAYLMEENTMAMQALVIAHACYGHNSFFKGNYLFRMWTDASSIIDYLVYAKNFIAECEERHGVDAVEQLLDSCHALMNHGVDRYRRPAKLSLAQERARLHDREMHAQQQVNEIWRTLPRGKDKAGEGKEARRFPEEPQENLLYFIEKNAPLLEPWQREVVRIVRKIAQYFYPQRQTQVMNEGWATFWHHRLLNTMYDDGYLSDGMMIEWLKSHTNVVAQPPMANLNPYALGFAMYTDIKRICENPTEEDRRWFPDIAGSDWLPTLNHAMRNFKDESFIGQYLSPRLMREFRLFSIIDDEAESEYEISAIHDEPGYQHVREALSRQYDLSTREPNIQVWNVNLRGDRSLTLRHTQHLNRPLHDSGQEVLKHVARLWGFGVHLESVNDKGDTTKRWSVPAPAH, encoded by the coding sequence ATGAAGCCGCTGGAGCAGCGACCGTCCCAGCCCCTGCCCTCGCCCAGCGACTGGAGCTTCGAGCTGATCGACGACTACCACGACGTGATTCGCCAGACGGCAGAGCGCTACGGCCTGGACACCTATCCCAACCAGCTCGAGGTCATCACGGCCGAGCAGATGATGGACGCCTATGCCTCGGTGGGCATGCCGGTGAACTACCGCCACTGGAGCTACGGCAAGGAGTTCATCGCCACCGAGCGCAACTACAAGCGCGGCCAGATGGGCCTGGCCTACGAGATCGTCATCAACTCCGACCCCTGCATCGCCTACCTGATGGAAGAAAACACCATGGCCATGCAGGCCCTGGTGATCGCCCATGCCTGCTACGGCCACAACAGCTTCTTCAAGGGCAACTACCTGTTCCGCATGTGGACCGATGCCTCGTCCATCATCGACTACCTGGTCTATGCCAAGAACTTCATCGCCGAATGCGAGGAGCGCCATGGCGTGGATGCGGTGGAGCAGCTGCTGGATTCCTGCCATGCACTGATGAACCACGGCGTGGACCGCTACCGCAGGCCGGCCAAGCTGTCGCTGGCCCAGGAGCGTGCCCGGCTGCACGACCGCGAGATGCATGCGCAGCAGCAGGTCAACGAGATCTGGCGCACCCTGCCCCGCGGCAAGGACAAGGCCGGTGAAGGCAAGGAGGCGCGCCGCTTCCCCGAGGAGCCGCAGGAGAACCTGCTGTACTTCATCGAAAAGAACGCGCCGCTGCTGGAGCCCTGGCAGCGCGAGGTGGTGCGCATAGTCCGCAAGATCGCCCAGTACTTCTATCCGCAGCGCCAGACCCAGGTGATGAACGAGGGCTGGGCCACGTTCTGGCACCACCGCTTGCTCAACACCATGTACGACGACGGCTACTTGAGCGACGGCATGATGATCGAATGGCTGAAGTCGCACACCAATGTGGTGGCCCAGCCGCCGATGGCCAACCTCAACCCCTATGCGCTGGGCTTTGCGATGTACACCGACATCAAGCGCATCTGCGAAAACCCGACCGAGGAAGACCGCCGCTGGTTCCCCGACATCGCCGGCAGCGACTGGCTGCCCACGCTCAACCATGCGATGCGCAACTTCAAGGACGAGAGCTTCATAGGCCAGTACCTGAGCCCGCGCCTGATGCGCGAGTTCCGGCTGTTCTCCATCATCGACGACGAGGCCGAGAGCGAGTACGAGATCTCGGCCATCCACGATGAGCCCGGCTACCAGCATGTGCGCGAGGCGCTGTCCCGCCAGTACGACCTCTCCACGCGCGAGCCCAACATCCAGGTCTGGAACGTCAACCTGCGCGGCGACCGCTCGCTGACGCTGCGTCATACCCAGCACCTGAACCGCCCCTTGCACGACAGCGGCCAGGAAGTGCTCAAGCATGTGGCCCGGCTGTGGGGCTTCGGGGTTCACCTGGAGAGCGTCAACGACAAGGGCGACACGACCAAGCGCTGGAGCGTGCCGGCCCCGGCCCACTGA
- a CDS encoding transporter substrate-binding domain-containing protein: MGRLLPLLLVLLMAQAMAQPTAPLRMLVSTSYSLPFADIANAPTGPQLRGGILLLWGQALAEKLGRPVQFMLVPPRRVASQVQQGSFDLQCFESPDWFVASSMPKVDWLSQPLMDYEEILVGGPDAPLVRQLSELEGRTVGVVNGYKHPLLEPLFASGKLIRSLAPSEDRLLQMQRVGRTDYSVLNPLQLAYAQSRDASLRSLQVSPLLVARTPLYCLRHKQSRLSLRELAEAQQSLLSEGRLADILRRFR; encoded by the coding sequence ATGGGCCGCCTGCTGCCCTTGCTGCTGGTGCTGCTGATGGCCCAGGCCATGGCGCAGCCGACAGCGCCGCTGCGCATGCTGGTCTCGACCAGCTACAGCCTGCCCTTTGCCGACATCGCCAACGCGCCGACCGGCCCGCAGCTGCGCGGCGGCATCCTGCTGCTCTGGGGCCAGGCCCTGGCCGAGAAGCTGGGCCGGCCCGTGCAGTTCATGCTGGTGCCACCGCGGCGCGTGGCCTCGCAGGTCCAGCAGGGCAGCTTCGACCTGCAGTGCTTCGAAAGCCCGGATTGGTTTGTCGCCAGCTCCATGCCCAAGGTCGACTGGCTGAGCCAGCCGCTGATGGACTATGAGGAAATCCTGGTCGGCGGCCCGGATGCCCCGCTGGTGCGCCAGCTCAGCGAGCTGGAGGGCCGCACCGTGGGCGTGGTCAACGGCTACAAGCATCCGCTGCTGGAGCCATTGTTCGCCAGCGGCAAGCTGATACGAAGCCTGGCACCCAGCGAAGACCGGCTGCTGCAGATGCAGCGCGTGGGCCGCACCGACTACAGCGTGCTCAACCCCCTGCAGCTGGCCTATGCCCAGTCTCGCGACGCCTCGCTGCGCAGCCTGCAGGTCTCGCCGCTGCTGGTGGCCCGCACGCCGCTGTACTGCCTGCGGCACAAGCAATCCCGGCTCAGCCTGCGCGAGCTGGCCGAGGCCCAGCAGAGCCTGCTGAGCGAAGGCCGGCTGGCCGACATCCTGCGCCGCTTCCGCTGA